Sequence from the Segatella copri genome:
CCGTCCATGCTCATACCAGATATGACACCATTATATAAGGTACGCTCCATGCAGTCGATATACTTGCTCTCGCCGTGAAGCAGGAACATACGTTCGAAAAGGTAAACCATAGAGATGGCTGCACAGGTCTCGTTATAGGCAGTCATGTTTGGCAACTCATAGTTCTCGCCGAAAGCTTCACCTGCATGGCGGGCACCTACACCACCTGTAAGATAGTATTTCTTACCAATGATGTTTTCGAAAATACGGTCAATCACCTTCATATAGGCAGAATCCTTGGTCAGGGCAGCCACATCGGCGATACCGGCATACATATATCCGGCACGAACAGCATGACCCACAGCCTCTTTCTGCTCCAGGATAGGAGCCTGGCTCTGAGAATATGGGTTGCGGATATGAGTCTTGCCACGATAATCGAGCAGATACTTAGCCTCATCCAGATACTTCTTCTCACCGGTCAAGGTATAGAGACGAGCCAAAGCCATCTCGGCAATCTGATGTCCAGGAACGATGGTAGCCTGTCCAGCCTTAGGACCTACTTCCCTTACCACGCAATCGGCATAGCGCTTGGCGATGTTCAGGAACTTGGTGCTACCCGTAGCCTGATAGTGAGCACAGGCTGCATCTACCATGTGACCGAGGTTGTAAAGCTCGTGACTCAATTCCTCATCCTTCACCCAACGCTTATTTCCCGACCATCCGTGTGGATGTTTTGGGTTGATGGTACGGGCTGTATAGAGATAGCCATCTGGCTCCTGTGCAGCACCCACCACATCGAGCACACTGTCGATGTAAGCCTTCAACTTCTTGTCAGGGTAAGTCTGGAGAATATAGCTGGCACCTTCGATGGTCTTATAAACATCGGTATCATCGAAAGAGAAGCCCATGAACTTGCTCACATCCCACTCCTTGGTATCCAAGCCCGGGTGGTTAGGATGCTGCAAGGTATAAGCAGCCATCTCGAAGTTCTTGTAACGGTGCTCGCTCTCGCACTTGCTGAAAGCCAATGGCACAGTTACCTCGCGGGCAGCCTTCAAGCGGGCACCCCAGAAAGTATTCTGTGAAATCTTCACACTGGTGAAAGGAACCTGAGTAAACGGATAACCATTGCCCAATGTCTTTGCATTCTTCGCCATGGTTGGCACAACTACGGCTGCCGAAAGCAATACTGCAGAAATTAATCTCTTCATTTTCAAATAGGTTTTATTAATTTTATATTATTGTTTGTTATTTCAGTTGCAAAGATAAGAAAACTTTCCGACTATAGTGTATAATAAACAATAAAAAGCAGGTAATTATCAGTCAAACACCTATATTTATATCATATTTAACGCTTTTTTTTGTTACAATCGTTTTTTTATCTTACCTTTGCAGTCAAATTAGAAATACAATAATATATCAAATATGAATCATCTTCCATACCGTGCCATCGCTCTTGATCTGGATGGCACCCTGACCAACCACGACAAGGTGGTTACCCCGAAAACCCGCGAAGCGCTGCTCCAGGCAGAAACCGAGGGTGTTGTTATCATCCTTGCTTCAGGCAGACCGACCTACGGCATCGAACCGGTGGCGGAATGTCTGGAACTGGATAAGCGAGGCGGATACATCCTATCTTATAATGGCGGCAACATCGTGAATGCCAAGACTGGCGAAAAACTCTTCGCCCAGTTCCTGCCTGATGAGGTGATACCTATATTATATAGGTACGCGAAGGAGAAGAACCATGCCCTGCTGGGCTACGCCGAAAACGAGATTATCACCGAGATGCCCGACGACCAGTATGTGAAGGAAGAATCGCGTATCAACAAGATGAACATCCGAAAGGTAGAAAACCTGTTCGAAGCCCTGGAGCCTCACCCTACCAAGCTCCTCATGACAGGCGACCCGGCAGATATGCTCAAGGCAGAAAACGAGCTTTCTGAGATTCTGGGCGACAGGATGGACATCTTCCGTTCAGCCCCATTCTTCCTGGAACTGGTTCCTAAAGGCATCGACAAGGCAAAGTCCCTGCTCCGCCTTCTGTCGAAAATCAATCTCACCCCAGCCGATATGATTGCTTTCGGAGATGGCTACAACGACCTGAGCATGCTGAAACTGGCAGGCATGGGTGTAGCCATGCAGAATGCAGCACCAGAGGTTAGAGCCGAAGCCGACTACATCACGCTTTCCAATGAAGAAGATGGCGTAGCTGCTGCTTTGGAACATTTCTGTAAAAAGGATTTTTAAAGGTAAAAAAGTAAAAAGGTAAAAAAGCCTAGCGGGGTATAATCTCCCTAGTTTCTTTTTACCTTTTTACTTTTTTACCTTTTTACCTTTTTACTTCCTTTTTACTTTTTTACCTTTTTACTTTTCAACAATCAGTCCACCCTTAGGCTGCATTTCCACCTTCAGGTTTCCCTTCTTATCCACCTTTACGGTCTTCATCTGAGAAACAGGCCAGAGAGCCTTCTTGTCCTTGCTGGCTGTTTCATGATAATAGGTAACGCTCTTGCCGGCAAGCATTGGCAGATTCAGGGTGAGCTTCATCACCTGGTCGGTGCCGTTCAAACCGGCAACATACCATTTATCACCATGGCGACGGGCAACAACGGCATATTTTCCAGGATAACCGGCGATGAATTTGGTCTCATCCCAGGTCGTAGGAACGCTCTTCAGGAAATCAATCTCGTGCTGAGGAAGCTCAGAGAGATTATTCGGATAGATGGCGATGCACTGGATGGCAGCCTGGTTCATGATAGCCGATGCCATCTCGAAAACATCG
This genomic interval carries:
- a CDS encoding glycoside hydrolase family 127 protein, yielding MKRLISAVLLSAAVVVPTMAKNAKTLGNGYPFTQVPFTSVKISQNTFWGARLKAAREVTVPLAFSKCESEHRYKNFEMAAYTLQHPNHPGLDTKEWDVSKFMGFSFDDTDVYKTIEGASYILQTYPDKKLKAYIDSVLDVVGAAQEPDGYLYTARTINPKHPHGWSGNKRWVKDEELSHELYNLGHMVDAACAHYQATGSTKFLNIAKRYADCVVREVGPKAGQATIVPGHQIAEMALARLYTLTGEKKYLDEAKYLLDYRGKTHIRNPYSQSQAPILEQKEAVGHAVRAGYMYAGIADVAALTKDSAYMKVIDRIFENIIGKKYYLTGGVGARHAGEAFGENYELPNMTAYNETCAAISMVYLFERMFLLHGESKYIDCMERTLYNGVISGMSMDGGRFFYPNPLSSDGKYKFNADGNTTRQPWFGCACCPSNLSRFIPSVPGYLYGVKDNNIYVNLFAGNTSTIRVNGKDVVLEETTEYPWNGDIKIAVKKSGVKNANLLVRIPGWVRNQVVPSDLYKYSDAEKPAYTVTVNGKAVEADLDANKGYLPVKNIKKGDVIRIHFDMPIRTVVANGKVADDKGKVAVERGPLVYCAEAVDNQNEPVLRAVMAKKPAFSVVDNYSIQNTETKGAPAFSVKAIQTSSQVLDQAADGTVSVKNQKLTLIPYYAWNHRGANQMNVWFYQNLNVLDK
- a CDS encoding Cof-type HAD-IIB family hydrolase, with amino-acid sequence MNHLPYRAIALDLDGTLTNHDKVVTPKTREALLQAETEGVVIILASGRPTYGIEPVAECLELDKRGGYILSYNGGNIVNAKTGEKLFAQFLPDEVIPILYRYAKEKNHALLGYAENEIITEMPDDQYVKEESRINKMNIRKVENLFEALEPHPTKLLMTGDPADMLKAENELSEILGDRMDIFRSAPFFLELVPKGIDKAKSLLRLLSKINLTPADMIAFGDGYNDLSMLKLAGMGVAMQNAAPEVRAEADYITLSNEEDGVAAALEHFCKKDF